The following is a genomic window from Lysinibacillus sp. G4S2.
CATTACAAAAGGCAGGTATCGAAGTAAGTAATTTAGATGAACTTGAAAGTTTTATAGGACCACCATTACAAGTATCTTTTCATGAAATTTATGGATTTAATGATGCGCAAATTAAGCAAGCTATTAGCGATTACCGAGAACGATTCACGGAAAGAGGGATGTTTGAGAATAAACTGTACGAAAATATCCCAGCCTTGTTAGCAAATTTAAAGGAGCAGGGATACATATTAGCAATTGCGACATCTAAGCCAACCGTATTTGCTGAACAAATTTTACGATATTTCAATCTTGAACAATTTTTTGACTTTGTCGCAGGTAGTAATCTAGATGGTACTCGTTCAGCAAAAGGAGAAATAATCGCATTTGTACGCGAACATTTTAATGAA
Proteins encoded in this region:
- a CDS encoding HAD family hydrolase is translated as MKKYSVVLFDLDGTLSDPKIGITKSVQYALQKAGIEVSNLDELESFIGPPLQVSFHEIYGFNDAQIKQAISDYRERFTERGMFENKLYENIPALLANLKEQGYILAIATSKPTVFAEQILRYFNLEQFFDFVAGSNLDGTRSAKGEIIAFVREHFNEVNIDQFIMIGDRKYDIIGAHENQIASIGVTYGYGSLEELTDAKATYIVNSVNELKEIINRLG